Proteins encoded within one genomic window of Deltaproteobacteria bacterium:
- a CDS encoding enoyl-CoA hydratase/isomerase family protein, with translation MAKVEFILDEKVAVVSLNDGENRFNPEFLEAFLRVLDTIEQETEARTLVVRATDEKIFCNGIDLNWIAPLLKSGEKEPIKAFLFKLNDLFKRILLYPMPTIAAITGHAFAGGAILACAFDFRFMRTDRGFFCFPEVDLNIPFLPGMIALIKKAIPMYKFEEMQYTGKRLTGQECEAHHIVMKACHINDLMNEALAFAKTLDKQRMIIRQMKKRLYKDIIRTIDEEDPLYIATGKL, from the coding sequence ATGGCCAAAGTAGAATTCATTTTGGATGAAAAAGTGGCGGTGGTCAGTTTGAATGATGGGGAGAACCGGTTCAACCCTGAATTTTTAGAAGCCTTTCTCCGGGTTTTGGATACCATCGAGCAGGAGACCGAGGCCCGCACGCTTGTTGTTCGCGCAACGGATGAAAAAATTTTTTGCAACGGCATAGACTTGAACTGGATAGCTCCGCTTCTAAAATCCGGTGAGAAGGAGCCCATTAAAGCTTTTCTATTCAAATTAAATGATCTCTTTAAAAGGATTCTTCTTTATCCCATGCCCACCATTGCCGCCATCACCGGGCATGCTTTTGCCGGCGGGGCCATTTTGGCCTGTGCCTTCGATTTCCGCTTCATGCGGACGGACCGGGGGTTCTTCTGTTTTCCCGAGGTAGACCTCAATATCCCGTTTCTTCCCGGGATGATTGCCTTAATCAAAAAGGCCATTCCGATGTATAAATTTGAGGAAATGCAATATACCGGCAAGCGCTTAACAGGCCAGGAGTGTGAAGCGCACCATATTGTGATGAAAGCCTGCCACATCAATGACCTGATGAACGAGGCCCTGGCGTTCGCTAAGACTTTGGATAAGCAAAGAATGATCATCCGGCAGATGAAAAAGCGGTTGTATAAAGACATCATCCGGACTATTGACGAAGAAGATCCTCTCTATATAGCCACAGGGAAACTTTAG
- a CDS encoding TIGR04076 family protein, protein MAEEKRIGYQVVGTIKSIKGHCNAGHKVGQQIELDGHKTGGMCGFFYHDIFPYIIMLQFGGGFPVEWGGPDVVELECMDRANAVKIELRRMKK, encoded by the coding sequence ATGGCCGAAGAAAAGAGAATCGGGTATCAGGTGGTGGGCACGATCAAAAGTATAAAGGGCCATTGCAACGCGGGGCATAAAGTTGGGCAGCAGATTGAACTTGACGGGCATAAGACGGGGGGAATGTGTGGTTTCTTCTACCATGATATCTTTCCCTATATCATTATGCTCCAGTTTGGAGGCGGATTCCCGGTCGAATGGGGTGGCCCGGACGTTGTCGAGCTCGAATGCATGGACCGGGCGAACGCCGTTAAAATCGAGCTACGGCGAATGAAGAAATAA